One genomic region from Zalophus californianus isolate mZalCal1 chromosome 12, mZalCal1.pri.v2, whole genome shotgun sequence encodes:
- the GPR141 gene encoding probable G-protein coupled receptor 141, giving the protein MAHHNISSCSPILTPHLTRLYFLVLIGGLAGIISILFLLVNMNTRSVTTTAVVNLVVVHSVFLLTVPFRLTYLIKHTWTFGLSFCKFVSAMLHIHMYLTFLFYMVILVIRYLIFFKRKDKVEFYRKFHAVAASTGMWLLVIVIVVPVVASQYGTHQVYDEQHCFKFHKELDRAYVRVINYMIVTTVIATAMVLLVFQIFIIMSMVRKLRPSLLSHQEFWAQLKNLFFIGVILICFLPYHFFRIYYLYTVAHSHDCNNTVAFYNEIFLSVTAISCFDLLLFVLGGSRCKQKIIDLWNCLLCR; this is encoded by the coding sequence ATGGCTCACCACAACATTTCTTCCTGCAGCCCTATATTGACACCCCATTTAACCAGGCTCTACTTCCTAGTACTCATTGGAGGGCTGGCAGGCATCATCTCCATTCTGTTCCTGCTGGTGAACATGAACACCCGATCTGTAACTACCACAGCAGTTGTTAATCTGGTGGTGGTCCACAGTGTTTTTCTGCTGACAGTGCCTTTTCGCTTGACATATCTCATCAAGCACACCTGGACATTTGGGTTGAGCTTCTGCAAATTTGTGAGTGCCATGCTACACATCCACATGTACCTCACATTCCTGTTCTACATGGTGATCCTGGTCATTCGGTACCTCATCTTCTTCAAGCGCAAGGACAAAGTAGAATTTTACAGGAAGTTCCATGCTGTGGCTGCCAGTACTGGCATGTGGCTGCTGGTGATTGTGATTGTGGTACCCGTGGTTGCTTCTCAGTATGGAACTCACCAGGTGTACGACGAGCAACACTGTTTTAAATTCCACAAAGAGCTTGATCGTGCATACGTGCGAGTCATCAACTATATGATAGTTACTACTGTCATAGCCACTGCAATGGTCCTCTTAGTCTTCCAGATCTTCATCATTATGTCAATGGTGCGGAAGCTACGCCCCTCCTTACTATCCCACCAGGAGTTCTGGGCCCAGCTGAAAAACCTATTTTTTATCGGAGTTATCCTTATTTGCTTCCTTCCCTACCATTTCTTTAGGATCTACTACTTGTACACGGTGGCACACTCACATGACTGTAACAACACTGTtgcattttataatgaaatcttCTTGAGTGTAACTGCAATTAGCTGCTTTGATTTGTTGCTCTTTGTTCTTGGAGGAAGCCGTTGTAAGCAAAAGATAATTGACCTATGGAATTGCCTCTTGTGCCGTTAG